A window of Vicia villosa cultivar HV-30 ecotype Madison, WI unplaced genomic scaffold, Vvil1.0 ctg.001179F_1_1_3, whole genome shotgun sequence contains these coding sequences:
- the LOC131633845 gene encoding uncharacterized protein LOC131633845, which translates to MLQVPDMVSETTLLRDAIGSFVAWPSELITISDETAPIKPAIKGKGILQEEESVASLKEASARESQQVTQQVRSVPPTGPPKIAAKKGGAFVPRYRRTLATIIPFRVFHPLHWNGNCFGTGIS; encoded by the exons atgctacaggtacctgacatggtctcagagacgacattgctgcgagatgcaataggatcatttgttgcatggccctcggagctcattaccattagtgatgag actgctcctataaaacccgcaattaagggtaaagggattttacaggaggaggagtctgttgcatcactaaaagag gcatccgctcgggagtcacaacaagtgacgcagcaagttcgtagcgtaccacccactggtcctccgaagatagcggcaaaaaaaggcggtgcttttgtgcctcgataccggaggACGCTCGCAAcaatt attccgtttcgtgtcttccacCCATTGCACTGGAATGGCAATTGCTttggaaccggaatcagttag